The following coding sequences are from one Veillonella rodentium window:
- a CDS encoding ESPR-type extended signal peptide-containing protein: MNRIYNVIWSKAKKCYVVVSELVKSGGGKTRSVHTGTSWARMSVIMAVAALLAGINIGTAHAVLIIDGVSNGYAVGKNPYSSNSYLFNYKNPGNKAALDGSGSESGYYTTTSFSGVALGEGTDIRESGTSNSYSGVAVGSYAKATGGLSLAFGNYAQATNASSMSIGTATLSSGFNSLAMMRQSAATKDFSTAIGTAAWADGVGSFAMGYSATAKGEQSIAIGAAETKKLAGQGNIPSAEYNSDGNTVTEGARSLAFGTSARTASGADDSMAFGSKANTSGANAVAMGYNAQAKATDSFAIGNTAVSTGTGATAMGKSAQATGTSSFAMGSSSSAAGTDSIAMGSSSLAKMANSIALGGNAKSQGADALAIGGAANAGNTGAIALGKGAQAVSANSTAIGSGATVTGANAMAIGTNAKASTPNSLALGSGTEITKTLTDGYSAFTNEINHNYVMGVVAVGNDGVGRRITNVAGGEDDTDAANIKQLKYVNSNLAQSIAGSSYTGYEANGSTYKAPDFNIKNSTYHTVKDAVEAAQTNFFSAKGDSSDANYDNTGATGTNATAAGVRTSAAGNYGTAVGADASAANANSTAIGYKAKSSVNDGVALGSDSVASVAAGKTGYNVGTANSRTNTYSGLTGAALTSALGAVSVGDGGTKTRQITNVAAGTADTDAVNVAQLRNVNLKVAGNTNANGGRNDVLLDNQTLTVKGDGTYITTTANNQTIDVALTDATKKKIDNAADKDLSNITDTAKKNITALGTVVQAGNNVTVGAPVADPVTGQKTYTVNGMDTKVSLGTSGLMTLSGGTPDASGVRNYIVDVDPAKVAKTDLSNITDGGRTVIREEAKNSVKVIAGKNTVITEGVDGTYKTYKVDVDAPDYQLVENSGAADKAYTVSGNKVDLTVQDAKNPADKKTVTIKDIASKTELDKVQDRSVKYDGAAGKDTVTLEGVGGTKITNLKDGLIASGSKEAVNGGQLHDVKNELNTAITNTKNEVIGKGLRFDADNNSEKTNKLGSKVAVNGDSNITTEITQSGDDTKIGIKLNQDLNVKSVTAVDTVKAGGVTVGKQADGTNPTVGNYVTGLDNKNWDASNIVSGRAATEDQLQKALNKQSADATDYRLIRNQATGSNGDYTVDGNGDVALTVQDKNHTDKTETVTIKDVASKSAMDKGLNFAGDTGTASNRKLGETVTVKGGATGTLSDGNIGVVSDGNGTLNVKLAKTLTGLDSVTAGGTTINSSGLTVGGKTYVSSNGIDANSQKITNVADGNVTAGSKEAVNGGQLHQVKQDLGDQITNTANTINNRIDTTKQDLIDKGLQFDADNNDAKTNKLGSRITVTGDGTNISTAVTQSGDDTTIKVALGQDINVNTVTAIKTVKAGTAVMGNQSVTDNKAATQAGNFVTGLDNKSWTISDPVYVSGRAATEDQLKTVSDAVKAANASATDYRLIGDPNNAVDGSYKVDNNRVDLKVKDDKTGTVNTVTIKDIASKTELDKVQDRSVKYDGTAGKDTVTLEGVNGTKITNLQDGNVASGSKDAVNGGQLHDAKNELNTNINNAKTELTNTGLRFDADNNSEKTNKLGSKVTVNGDNNITTNITQTGDDTKIGVTLNKDLNVTTLTAADTVKAGTVTMGKQTDGANPANTGNYVTGLANKDWSVTNPTAVSGRAATEDQLKTVTEAVKTQGANATDFRLVKNAAAADGAYTVDSNGDVALTVQDKNHTDKTETVTIKDVASKANVDKLNDRAVKYDADNSGNVDKTKVTYEGPAYANKTGGTHVTNVAYATDNDGSEAVNVDYLKDRIKDSETTVTDKGLKFDANNGGEKTNKLGSKVTVKGDNANIITEIAQDGNGDSTIDVKLGKDLKTETITATGANGKDGKIGINGKDGVTTNISVTRDGQPGVDGAAGITTTRIVYQKPDGTNEEVATLNDGLKFKGDMGATSNVKLNKQVDITGGVTSASDLATGNNIGVTSAAVDADGNAKLQLQLAKNLTGLQSVTASDTVKAGTAAMGNQSVTDNKSATQAGNFVTGLDNKTWTMSDPAYVSGRAATEDQLKTVSDAVKAANASATDYRLVENANAADKAYTADASGNIKLTVEDKNHAGQTETVTIKDVASKSAMDKGLNFDGDSGATINKKLGDTVAVKGGADTTQLADNNIGVVSDGNGTLNVKLAKTLTGLDSVTAGGTTIDSNGLTVGGKTYVSSNGINANDQKIINVADGNVATGSKEAVNGGQLHQVKQDLGDQITDTTNTINNKIDATKQDLINTGLKFDANVGGEQTNKLGSKVTVKGEGNAADTDYSGENIKTFITQDASGNTTIDVKMNKNVVADTIKVNKNGKDGKDGVSITGPAGVAGQDGNNGKVGITGADGKDAVSMSGKDGVGHIGLTGPAGTNGVNGTNGIDISVKNGYDDAGKGVKGEKGVDGVDGITRIVYQDKTGEHQVATMEDGLQFTGNNTGTVNKQKLNSLVKIQGEGVTETASGTFTSASGNINVKANGTDTLELQLAKDLKNLDSVTATKTVKAGTVTMGDQTVTNTKGTAETGNYVTGLDNTDWAADKIVSGRAATEDQLKKALDKQSADATDYRLIRNQATGSNGDYTVDGNGDVALTVQDKNHTDKTETVTIKDVASKSAVDKLTDRAVKYALDGSGSPDKTKVAYEGPVYTNKTGGTHVTNVAYAAGTDGSEAVNVDYLNDKIKANADTLTDTGLKFDANTGGEKTNKLGSKVTVKGEGAAADTDYSGENIKTFITQDASGNTTIDVKMNKNVVADTIKVNKNGKDGKDGVSITGPAGVAGQDGNNGKVGITGADGKDAVSMSGKDGVGHIGLTGPAGTNGVNGTNGIDISVKNGYDDAGKGVKGEKGVDGADGITRIVYQDKTGEHQVATMDDGMLYGGDGGTVIKKKLNNQVNIKGGISDESKLSTDANIGVMSDGTDTLMLRLAKDLKGLNSATFNNGTNGTTVVNGGGMSINDAAGNPLTSVTKDGVTITNGPSMTTGGIDAANKQIINVADGKVETGSKDAVNGGQLADQIESVTKSITEKGFGLTAEDGQTVKKSLGETVTVKGDGTNIKTSVDNGIVKVELEKDINVDTVTANKVTTGNTTMDTNGVTVKDGANEAAKLTKDGLQINDGGNKAVTVNKDGLTIENGPKVTKDGIDAADKKITNVAEGTVGAGSKDAVNGGQLHTAIEDIKSAGFGLTAEDGQSVKKPLGSTIDLKGDGNIKTSVDGDAVKISLNDKLTIGQDPAKQVKVDGATGSVTAGDGTKQVKMDGAAGTITAGSGVNRVKVDGNDGSVTANTVKAGDVVAGRQSSGGQTGNFVTGLDNKTWNPDNPAAVTGRAATEDQLKAVNDDFNNKAKTGRVFQGDQSGDDGKVVRGLGDTVNLTGGADVNRLTDNNIGVVKNSAGDGYNIKLAKDINMGDGSTSYTKAVAGTNTTVPYTVQTKVDGQGVTITPSVNGRPVSNHTVSLTENGLNNGNNTITNVAPGVNGTDAVNVNQLSSVMRNMDGKVADVGAASAAISGLKPLQYDPLEPTQVLAAVGHYKGSTAAAVGLAHYTNESTMFHMGVSIGGHDNMVNAGVSYKFGTSDAKKAVPERYKGGPISSMYVMQDEMTALKAENERMKKHDEELTAKYDQVQRDNEEMKAQIALLMQKAGIKK, translated from the coding sequence ATGAATCGAATTTATAATGTCATTTGGAGTAAAGCTAAAAAATGTTACGTTGTAGTCTCTGAACTGGTAAAGAGCGGTGGAGGCAAGACCAGATCCGTACACACCGGTACGTCATGGGCGCGCATGAGCGTAATCATGGCCGTAGCGGCACTGTTGGCGGGGATTAATATCGGAACGGCACATGCGGTGTTGATTATTGACGGTGTATCTAACGGTTATGCTGTAGGTAAAAATCCATATAGTTCTAACAGTTACTTATTCAATTATAAAAATCCGGGGAATAAGGCCGCTTTGGATGGAAGCGGTTCTGAATCCGGATATTATACAACCACCAGTTTTTCAGGGGTGGCTCTCGGTGAAGGCACTGATATTCGGGAATCAGGTACTTCGAATTCCTATTCCGGCGTGGCTGTCGGCAGCTATGCAAAGGCTACGGGCGGGTTGTCTCTTGCTTTCGGTAATTATGCGCAAGCCACAAACGCGTCATCCATGTCGATTGGCACCGCGACATTGTCGTCAGGATTCAATTCCCTGGCTATGATGCGTCAGTCGGCGGCGACGAAAGATTTCTCGACAGCCATCGGTACGGCCGCATGGGCTGACGGTGTGGGCAGTTTCGCCATGGGGTATTCCGCAACGGCAAAAGGAGAGCAATCTATCGCCATCGGTGCGGCGGAAACGAAAAAACTGGCGGGCCAGGGGAATATACCGAGTGCGGAATATAATAGTGACGGCAATACCGTAACGGAAGGCGCGCGTTCTCTTGCATTCGGTACCTCTGCTCGGACTGCATCCGGTGCCGATGATTCCATGGCGTTCGGCTCCAAGGCGAATACAAGCGGTGCCAACGCCGTGGCTATGGGCTATAATGCACAGGCCAAAGCTACGGACTCTTTCGCTATCGGTAATACCGCTGTATCCACCGGCACAGGCGCTACCGCTATGGGGAAATCCGCACAGGCTACGGGCACCAGCAGTTTCGCCATGGGCAGCAGTTCAAGTGCGGCGGGTACTGACTCCATCGCTATGGGCAGTTCCTCTTTGGCGAAAATGGCCAATTCCATCGCATTAGGCGGTAATGCGAAGTCTCAAGGTGCGGACGCATTGGCTATCGGCGGGGCCGCTAATGCCGGTAATACAGGGGCTATCGCGTTAGGTAAAGGCGCACAGGCTGTAAGCGCCAACAGTACCGCTATCGGTTCGGGGGCGACCGTTACGGGGGCCAATGCTATGGCCATCGGTACAAACGCGAAGGCGTCCACTCCCAATTCCTTGGCATTAGGCTCCGGCACGGAGATAACCAAGACGTTAACGGACGGATATTCCGCATTTACCAATGAAATTAATCATAACTATGTGATGGGTGTCGTGGCTGTGGGTAATGACGGTGTCGGCCGTCGTATCACCAACGTGGCGGGCGGTGAGGATGATACCGACGCGGCGAATATAAAACAGTTGAAGTATGTAAACAGTAATCTGGCGCAATCCATCGCCGGTTCCTCCTATACGGGTTATGAAGCGAACGGGTCCACCTATAAGGCGCCCGATTTCAATATTAAGAACAGTACGTATCATACGGTGAAAGATGCGGTGGAAGCGGCACAGACGAACTTCTTCAGTGCGAAAGGCGATTCCTCCGATGCCAATTATGATAATACAGGGGCGACCGGTACCAATGCGACGGCGGCCGGCGTGCGCACATCCGCGGCGGGCAATTACGGTACCGCTGTCGGCGCCGATGCGAGCGCGGCTAATGCAAACAGCACCGCGATAGGTTATAAAGCTAAAAGCAGTGTAAATGACGGTGTCGCATTAGGTTCCGATTCCGTCGCTTCCGTTGCGGCGGGCAAGACCGGTTATAATGTGGGAACGGCGAACAGCCGTACCAATACATACAGCGGATTGACAGGCGCCGCACTGACATCCGCACTGGGCGCAGTATCAGTCGGTGACGGAGGCACGAAGACCCGTCAGATTACAAACGTGGCGGCGGGTACGGCCGATACGGATGCTGTCAATGTGGCACAATTGCGCAACGTCAATCTGAAAGTGGCGGGCAATACGAATGCCAACGGCGGCAGAAATGACGTCTTGCTGGACAATCAGACATTGACGGTGAAAGGCGACGGTACATACATTACGACGACCGCCAATAATCAGACGATCGATGTGGCGTTGACGGATGCGACCAAAAAGAAAATCGACAATGCGGCGGATAAGGATCTGTCCAATATTACGGATACAGCTAAGAAGAACATTACAGCTTTAGGTACTGTTGTGCAGGCGGGTAACAATGTGACTGTCGGCGCACCTGTCGCGGATCCCGTGACAGGGCAGAAAACATATACCGTTAACGGTATGGATACAAAAGTATCTTTGGGTACGAGCGGGTTAATGACGCTTTCAGGAGGAACACCTGACGCAAGCGGCGTACGCAATTACATTGTGGACGTGGATCCCGCGAAGGTGGCGAAAACTGACTTAAGTAATATTACGGACGGCGGCAGGACCGTTATCCGTGAAGAGGCGAAAAACTCCGTCAAGGTGATTGCCGGCAAAAATACCGTGATTACGGAAGGCGTTGACGGTACTTATAAGACATATAAGGTTGACGTGGATGCTCCGGATTACCAGCTGGTGGAAAACAGCGGTGCCGCGGATAAAGCGTATACCGTATCCGGTAATAAGGTCGATTTGACCGTACAGGACGCCAAGAATCCTGCCGACAAGAAAACAGTGACGATTAAGGACATCGCGTCCAAAACCGAACTGGATAAGGTGCAGGATCGTTCCGTTAAATACGACGGGGCTGCCGGTAAAGATACGGTAACCTTGGAGGGTGTTGGCGGCACAAAAATCACCAACCTGAAAGACGGTCTGATAGCGTCCGGTTCCAAAGAGGCTGTGAACGGCGGTCAGTTGCATGACGTTAAAAATGAATTGAACACTGCCATTACTAACACCAAGAATGAAGTCATCGGCAAAGGTCTGCGTTTCGATGCGGATAACAACAGCGAAAAAACGAATAAGTTAGGTTCCAAGGTAGCTGTTAACGGCGACAGCAATATCACGACGGAAATCACACAGTCCGGTGACGATACCAAAATCGGTATTAAACTGAATCAGGATCTTAATGTTAAAAGCGTAACCGCTGTCGATACGGTGAAAGCCGGCGGTGTGACCGTGGGCAAACAGGCTGACGGAACGAATCCGACTGTCGGTAATTATGTAACCGGCCTGGACAATAAGAACTGGGATGCGTCCAATATCGTATCCGGCCGTGCCGCAACGGAAGATCAGCTGCAAAAAGCGTTGAATAAACAGAGTGCGGATGCGACGGATTATCGCTTGATCAGGAATCAGGCGACCGGCTCCAACGGTGATTATACCGTGGACGGCAACGGCGATGTGGCGTTGACCGTACAGGATAAGAATCATACGGATAAGACGGAAACCGTTACGATCAAGGATGTGGCGTCCAAATCCGCAATGGATAAAGGGCTGAACTTCGCCGGTGATACCGGTACCGCAAGCAACCGTAAATTAGGTGAAACCGTAACTGTTAAGGGCGGTGCTACAGGTACCCTGTCCGACGGCAACATCGGTGTCGTATCCGACGGTAACGGTACATTGAACGTGAAACTGGCGAAAACACTGACCGGTCTGGACAGTGTAACTGCAGGCGGTACTACCATAAACAGTAGCGGCTTGACCGTGGGCGGTAAGACTTATGTGTCGTCGAACGGTATTGATGCGAATAGTCAGAAAATTACCAATGTCGCGGACGGCAACGTGACGGCCGGATCCAAAGAGGCGGTGAACGGCGGCCAGCTGCATCAGGTAAAACAGGATCTGGGCGACCAGATTACCAATACGGCGAATACCATAAATAATAGGATCGATACGACAAAACAGGATCTTATCGACAAGGGATTACAATTTGATGCCGATAATAACGATGCTAAAACCAACAAACTGGGTTCCAGGATAACGGTAACCGGTGACGGTACTAATATCAGTACTGCCGTTACACAGAGCGGTGACGATACGACAATCAAGGTCGCATTGGGGCAGGATATCAACGTCAATACGGTAACGGCGATTAAGACTGTGAAAGCGGGAACCGCTGTTATGGGCAATCAATCCGTAACGGATAACAAGGCTGCTACGCAGGCCGGTAACTTCGTAACCGGTCTGGATAATAAGAGCTGGACCATATCCGATCCCGTTTATGTATCGGGACGCGCCGCAACGGAAGATCAGTTGAAAACCGTCAGTGATGCAGTGAAAGCGGCTAATGCGAGCGCAACGGATTATCGTCTGATCGGTGATCCGAATAATGCCGTTGACGGTTCGTATAAGGTTGACAATAACCGGGTCGATTTGAAGGTGAAGGATGATAAAACCGGTACGGTCAATACCGTTACCATTAAGGATATCGCATCCAAAACCGAATTGGATAAGGTGCAGGATCGTTCCGTAAAATACGACGGTACTGCCGGTAAAGATACGGTGACCTTGGAAGGTGTCAACGGTACGAAGATAACCAACCTGCAGGACGGCAATGTGGCGTCCGGTTCCAAGGATGCGGTGAACGGCGGTCAGTTGCATGATGCAAAAAATGAATTGAACACCAATATTAATAATGCCAAGACCGAGCTTACCAATACAGGTCTTCGTTTTGATGCCGATAATAACAGTGAAAAAACGAACAAATTGGGTTCCAAGGTGACTGTGAACGGCGATAACAATATTACGACGAACATCACGCAAACCGGCGATGATACCAAGATCGGTGTTACATTAAATAAAGATTTGAATGTGACCACCCTTACGGCTGCAGATACGGTGAAAGCCGGTACCGTCACCATGGGTAAACAAACTGACGGTGCCAACCCTGCGAATACGGGGAACTATGTAACAGGCCTTGCTAATAAGGACTGGAGCGTCACCAATCCGACCGCTGTCAGCGGTCGCGCCGCAACGGAAGACCAGTTGAAGACAGTTACCGAAGCTGTTAAGACGCAAGGCGCCAATGCGACAGATTTCCGTTTAGTGAAAAATGCGGCCGCTGCAGACGGGGCCTATACGGTCGATTCCAACGGTGACGTGGCGTTGACTGTACAGGACAAGAACCATACGGATAAGACGGAAACCGTGACCATTAAAGATGTGGCATCTAAAGCTAATGTTGATAAATTAAATGATCGTGCTGTCAAGTATGATGCGGACAACAGCGGTAACGTTGATAAGACGAAAGTAACCTATGAAGGTCCTGCGTATGCCAATAAAACAGGCGGTACTCATGTGACGAATGTGGCGTATGCGACCGATAATGACGGCAGCGAAGCGGTTAACGTGGATTACTTGAAAGATAGAATCAAGGACAGTGAAACTACGGTAACCGATAAAGGTTTGAAATTCGACGCCAATAACGGCGGTGAAAAAACGAATAAACTGGGCTCCAAGGTAACCGTTAAAGGGGATAATGCCAACATCATCACGGAAATCGCTCAGGACGGTAACGGCGACAGCACCATTGATGTGAAACTCGGTAAAGATCTCAAAACCGAAACGATTACCGCCACCGGCGCAAACGGTAAAGACGGCAAAATCGGCATCAACGGTAAAGACGGCGTCACCACCAATATTTCCGTCACCCGTGACGGTCAGCCGGGCGTGGACGGTGCGGCAGGCATAACGACGACACGTATCGTGTATCAGAAACCTGACGGCACGAACGAGGAAGTGGCGACCTTGAATGACGGTCTCAAGTTTAAAGGCGACATGGGCGCTACGTCCAATGTTAAACTCAACAAACAGGTGGATATCACCGGCGGTGTGACGAGTGCGTCCGATTTGGCGACCGGTAACAATATCGGCGTCACATCCGCGGCGGTCGATGCCGACGGCAATGCGAAATTGCAGTTGCAATTAGCTAAGAACTTAACAGGTTTGCAATCCGTAACGGCATCCGACACCGTGAAAGCGGGTACCGCTGCTATGGGCAACCAATCCGTAACGGACAACAAGTCCGCTACGCAAGCCGGTAACTTTGTGACCGGTCTGGATAATAAGACCTGGACTATGTCCGATCCCGCCTATGTATCGGGTCGTGCAGCCACCGAAGATCAACTTAAAACTGTTAGTGATGCAGTGAAAGCTGCCAATGCAAGCGCTACGGATTATCGTCTGGTGGAAAACGCTAATGCCGCCGACAAGGCGTATACGGCGGATGCATCCGGCAATATCAAGTTGACCGTGGAAGATAAGAATCATGCCGGTCAGACAGAGACTGTCACAATCAAGGATGTGGCGTCCAAATCCGCAATGGATAAAGGTCTGAACTTTGACGGGGATTCCGGTGCGACTATTAATAAAAAATTAGGCGATACGGTTGCTGTTAAAGGCGGCGCCGATACAACTCAATTGGCCGATAACAACATCGGTGTCGTATCCGACGGCAACGGCACATTGAACGTGAAACTGGCGAAAACATTGACCGGTTTGGACAGTGTAACCGCAGGCGGTACTACCATCGATAGTAACGGCTTGACCGTGGGCGGTAAGACGTATGTGTCGTCGAACGGCATTAATGCCAATGATCAGAAAATTATAAATGTTGCTGACGGCAATGTGGCGACCGGCTCCAAAGAGGCGGTGAACGGCGGTCAGTTGCATCAGGTAAAACAGGACTTGGGCGATCAGATTACCGATACGACGAATACTATAAATAATAAGATTGACGCGACAAAACAGGATTTGATCAATACCGGGCTGAAATTCGACGCCAATGTAGGCGGCGAACAAACCAATAAACTCGGATCCAAGGTTACGGTCAAAGGGGAAGGCAATGCGGCCGACACCGATTACAGCGGCGAAAATATTAAAACTTTCATCACCCAGGATGCGAGCGGTAATACGACGATTGACGTGAAAATGAATAAGAATGTCGTGGCCGACACGATTAAGGTCAATAAGAACGGCAAAGACGGTAAGGACGGCGTATCCATTACAGGTCCTGCGGGCGTTGCCGGTCAGGACGGCAATAACGGTAAAGTGGGCATTACCGGTGCCGACGGTAAAGACGCCGTATCCATGTCCGGCAAGGACGGCGTAGGTCATATCGGCTTGACGGGTCCTGCCGGTACGAACGGTGTGAACGGTACAAACGGTATCGACATATCCGTGAAGAACGGCTACGATGACGCCGGTAAAGGCGTAAAAGGTGAAAAAGGCGTGGACGGTGTTGACGGCATCACCCGTATCGTATATCAGGATAAAACCGGCGAACACCAGGTGGCGACCATGGAAGACGGTTTGCAATTCACAGGTAATAATACAGGTACCGTGAATAAGCAGAAATTGAATTCTCTGGTAAAAATACAAGGTGAAGGCGTGACGGAAACGGCGTCCGGTACGTTCACGAGCGCATCCGGCAATATCAATGTGAAGGCGAACGGTACCGACACGTTGGAACTTCAACTGGCGAAAGATCTTAAGAATCTTGATTCCGTAACGGCGACCAAGACGGTGAAAGCAGGTACCGTTACCATGGGCGATCAGACGGTGACGAATACTAAAGGAACCGCTGAAACGGGTAATTATGTAACCGGCCTTGATAATACGGACTGGGCGGCGGATAAAATTGTATCCGGCCGTGCCGCAACGGAGGATCAGTTGAAAAAAGCCTTGGATAAACAGAGTGCGGATGCGACGGATTATCGCTTGATCAGGAATCAGGCGACCGGCTCCAACGGTGATTATACCGTGGACGGCAACGGCGATGTGGCGTTGACCGTACAGGATAAGAACCATACGGATAAGACGGAAACCGTTACAATCAAGGATGTGGCGTCAAAATCCGCTGTAGATAAACTGACGGATCGCGCTGTCAAGTACGCTTTGGACGGCAGCGGCAGTCCGGATAAGACAAAGGTGGCCTATGAGGGCCCTGTGTATACCAATAAAACGGGAGGCACTCATGTGACGAATGTGGCGTATGCGGCAGGTACCGACGGCAGTGAAGCGGTTAACGTGGACTATTTGAATGATAAAATCAAAGCCAATGCCGATACATTGACCGATACGGGGCTGAAATTCGATGCCAATACGGGCGGAGAAAAAACAAATAAATTAGGCTCCAAAGTTACGGTCAAAGGGGAAGGCGCTGCGGCCGACACCGATTACAGCGGTGAAAACATCAAGACTTTCATCACCCAGGATGCGAGCGGTAATACGACGATTGACGTGAAAATGAATAAGAATGTCGTGGCTGACACGATTAAGGTCAATAAGAACGGCAAAGACGGTAAGGACGGCGTATCCATTACAGGTCCTGCGGGCGTTGCCGGTCAGGACGGTAACAACGGTAAAGTTGGTATTACCGGTGCCGACGGTAAAGACGCCGTATCCATGTCCGGCAAGGACGGCGTAGGTCATATCGGCTTGACGGGTCCTGCCGGTACGAACGGTGTGAACGGTACAAACGGTATCGACATATCCGTGAAGAACGGTTACGATGACGCCGGTAAAGGCGTAAAAGGTGAGAAAGGCGTGGACGGTGCTGACGGCATCACCCGTATCGTATATCAGGATAAAACCGGTGAACACCAGGTGGCGACCATGGATGACGGCATGTTGTACGGCGGTGACGGCGGAACTGTAATCAAGAAAAAGCTCAACAATCAGGTGAACATAAAAGGCGGTATATCCGATGAGAGCAAACTTTCCACTGATGCTAATATCGGTGTCATGTCCGACGGTACCGATACATTGATGCTTCGTCTGGCGAAAGACCTGAAGGGCTTAAATTCCGCAACTTTTAATAACGGTACGAACGGTACAACTGTTGTGAACGGCGGCGGTATGAGCATCAACGATGCAGCAGGGAATCCGTTGACATCCGTTACGAAGGACGGCGTGACGATTACGAACGGTCCGTCCATGACGACGGGCGGTATCGACGCGGCGAACAAGCAGATTATCAATGTAGCGGACGGTAAGGTTGAAACAGGCAGTAAGGATGCCGTAAACGGCGGTCAATTAGCGGATCAAATTGAATCCGTCACTAAATCCATCACAGAGAAAGGATTCGGCCTTACCGCGGAAGACGGTCAAACCGTGAAAAAATCGCTTGGCGAAACGGTGACGGTTAAAGGCGACGGCACGAATATCAAAACGTCCGTGGATAACGGAATCGTCAAGGTGGAATTGGAGAAAGATATCAATGTGGATACCGTGACAGCCAACAAGGTGACGACAGGTAATACGACGATGGATACGAACGGTGTTACCGTTAAGGACGGCGCCAATGAAGCGGCCAAGCTGACTAAAGACGGATTGCAGATTAATGACGGCGGCAACAAAGCCGTGACTGTCAACAAAGACGGTTTGACTATTGAAAACGGACCTAAAGTGACGAAGGACGGTATCGATGCGGCCGATAAGAAAATTACGAATGTGGCCGAAGGTACCGTAGGTGCCGGCAGCAAGGATGCCGTAAACGGCGGTCAGCTGCATACCGCGATTGAGGACATCAAGTCCGCAGGTTTCGGTCTTACCGCGGAGGACGGTCAGTCCGTGAAAAAACCGCTCGGCAGTACAATTGACTTAAAAGGTGACGGCAATATCAAGACTTCCGTAGACGGCGATGCCGTTAAGATCTCTCTGAACGACAAGCTTACCATCGGACAGGATCCTGCAAAACAGGTTAAGGTGGACGGGGCCACAGGCAGCGTCACAGCCGGTGACGGTACGAAACAGGTTAAGATGGACGGCGCCGCAGGTACGATTACGGCCGGCAGCGGTGTCAACCGGGTTAAGGTTGACGGTAACGACGGTTCCGTAACGGCGAATACGGTGAAAGCCGGTGATGTGGTTGCGGGCAGACAGTCTTCCGGCGGTCAGACCGGCAACTTTGTGACCGGTTTGGATAACAAAACGTGGAACCCTGACAATCCTGCGGCTGTTACAGGTCGTGCGGCTACGGAAGACCAGTTGAAAGCCGTTAATGACGACTTTAACAATAAGGCGA